One Streptococcus sp. S1 DNA window includes the following coding sequences:
- the acpS gene encoding holo-ACP synthase: protein MIKGHGIDIESIAAIEKAYQKNTRFAEKVLTEAERERFEELSGKRKMEYLTGRWSVKEAFSKAMGTGIGPVGFQELEILNDAHGAPYFSKSPFSGKVWVSISHKGDLVSTSVILEEENESK, encoded by the coding sequence ATGATCAAAGGACATGGCATCGATATCGAATCGATCGCTGCGATTGAAAAAGCCTATCAGAAGAATACTCGATTCGCTGAAAAAGTATTAACTGAGGCTGAGCGAGAGCGCTTTGAGGAATTGTCTGGAAAACGGAAAATGGAATATTTAACGGGCCGATGGTCCGTCAAAGAAGCCTTTTCAAAGGCAATGGGAACAGGGATTGGACCAGTTGGTTTTCAAGAGTTAGAAATTTTAAATGATGCCCACGGAGCTCCCTATTTTTCCAAGTCTCCTTTTTCTGGGAAGGTATGGGTTTCGATCAGTCACAAGGGAGACCTAGTGTCGACCAGTGTCATTTTGGAGGAAGAAAATGAAAGCAAGTAA
- the alr gene encoding alanine racemase — protein MKASKHRPTVAKVDLDAIAFNVQQVSEHIPTKALKYAVVKANAYGHGVVAVTKKLAPQVDGFCVSNMDEAIEIREEGLQHPILILGVVPSETVNLAKKHDIRLTVASLAWLDQLLGEEADLSGLKVHIKVDSGMGRIGFRRIEEIKEAERLLLAAGAEIEGIFTHFATADEADDRKFQAQYQFFKEVLAALETLPLIVHASNSATSLWHADTIFTAVRLGDVMYGLNPSGSVLALPYEIKPALSLVSELVHVKQLEAGQDIGYGATYTTEEPQWIGTIPIGYADGWIREMQNFHVLIKGDYCPIVGRVSMDQVTVRLTEELPLGTKVTLIGREDEKEITATEVADYRGSINYEVVCLLSDRIPRDYTGEE, from the coding sequence ATGAAAGCAAGTAAACATAGACCAACTGTTGCAAAAGTCGATTTGGATGCCATTGCCTTTAATGTGCAACAAGTCAGTGAGCATATTCCGACCAAAGCTTTGAAATATGCAGTCGTCAAGGCCAACGCCTATGGTCATGGGGTCGTTGCGGTGACCAAAAAATTGGCACCTCAGGTAGATGGTTTTTGTGTTTCCAATATGGATGAAGCCATAGAAATCCGTGAAGAAGGCTTGCAACACCCTATTTTAATTTTGGGAGTTGTGCCAAGTGAAACAGTGAATCTAGCTAAAAAGCATGATATCCGCTTAACGGTGGCTAGTCTTGCTTGGTTGGATCAATTGCTTGGAGAAGAAGCTGATCTTTCAGGATTGAAGGTCCATATCAAGGTGGATTCAGGAATGGGGCGGATAGGATTCCGAAGGATCGAAGAGATCAAAGAGGCTGAACGCCTCCTCTTGGCAGCTGGAGCTGAAATTGAAGGAATCTTTACTCATTTTGCGACAGCAGATGAAGCAGATGATCGAAAATTCCAAGCGCAATACCAATTTTTCAAAGAAGTATTGGCTGCTCTTGAAACCCTTCCTCTCATTGTCCATGCGAGTAATTCTGCCACCTCTTTGTGGCATGCGGATACGATTTTCACGGCTGTTCGCTTGGGAGATGTCATGTATGGCTTGAATCCCAGTGGTTCTGTGCTAGCCTTGCCTTATGAAATCAAGCCAGCCTTGAGTTTGGTGAGTGAGTTAGTTCATGTGAAACAGTTAGAAGCTGGTCAAGATATTGGCTATGGCGCAACCTATACGACGGAAGAACCCCAATGGATTGGGACGATTCCTATTGGCTATGCGGATGGCTGGATCCGAGAGATGCAAAATTTCCATGTGCTGATTAAGGGGGATTATTGTCCCATTGTTGGTCGCGTTTCGATGGACCAGGTAACGGTTCGCCTTACCGAAGAATTGCCTCTGGGGACCAAGGTTACCCTGATTGGACGAGAGGACGAGAAAGAAATCACGGCAACAGAGGTTGCGGATTACCGTGGTAGCATTAATTATGAAGTGGTCTGTCTTTTGAGTGATCGAATTCCTCGTGACTATACAGGTGAAGAATAA
- the recG gene encoding ATP-dependent DNA helicase RecG, translating to MNLHQPLSVLPGVGPKSAEKFKKLGIETLEDLLLYFPFRYEDFKTRNVLELEDGEKAVISGVVATPANVQYYGYKRNRLRFSIKQGDQVIAVNFFNQPYLADKIEVQQTVAIFGKWDKAKGSLTGMKLLAQVEDDLQPVYRVTQGVSQNSLVKLIKIAFDQGLEQLLEENVPQILRERYQLMSRSQAVQAMHFPKDLAEYKQALRRVKFEELLFFQLQLQVLKEENHDASQGISLAWNPEKLAERKKQLPFELTQAQENSLNEILTDMASSYHMNRLLQGDVGSGKTVVAGLAMYAALSAGKQAALMVPTEILAEQHKESLQNLFPDLPIALLTGGLKAAEKREVIEEIASGTAQLIVGTHALIQEGVHYQDLGLVIIDEQHRFGVSQRRILREKGQNPDVLMMTATPIPRTLAITAFGDMDVSIIDQMPAGRKEIITRWVKHEQLEVVLDWLVKELGKGSQAYFISPLIEESEALDLKNALALQEELEAFFGQRARVSLLHGKMKSEEKDAIMQSFKEHHIDVLVSTTVIEVGVNVPNATVMVIMDADRFGLSQLHQLRGRVGRGNKQSYAILVANPKTDSGKQRMKIMTETTNGFVLAEEDLKMRGSGEIFGTRQSGIPEFQVADLVEDYPILEEARKVASKIVATPDWREHPDWHLLSLYLEKKEHLD from the coding sequence ATGAATCTACACCAACCCTTATCCGTACTGCCTGGAGTCGGTCCAAAATCGGCGGAAAAATTTAAAAAGTTAGGAATTGAAACCTTAGAAGATCTGCTCTTGTATTTCCCCTTTCGTTATGAAGACTTCAAAACGCGCAATGTTTTAGAGTTAGAAGATGGGGAAAAAGCCGTCATCTCTGGGGTGGTAGCAACACCAGCCAATGTTCAATATTATGGCTACAAACGAAACCGCTTGCGTTTTTCGATCAAACAGGGAGACCAAGTGATTGCGGTTAATTTTTTTAACCAACCCTATCTAGCAGATAAAATCGAGGTCCAGCAGACAGTGGCGATTTTTGGGAAATGGGACAAGGCCAAGGGGAGTTTGACAGGAATGAAGCTCCTGGCTCAAGTGGAAGATGATTTGCAGCCAGTCTATCGAGTGACGCAAGGAGTCAGCCAAAACAGCCTGGTGAAATTGATCAAAATAGCATTCGACCAGGGTTTGGAGCAGCTTTTAGAAGAGAATGTACCCCAAATCTTACGAGAGCGTTATCAACTCATGTCTCGTTCCCAAGCAGTACAAGCTATGCATTTTCCTAAGGATCTGGCAGAGTACAAGCAAGCTCTTCGCCGGGTAAAATTTGAAGAGCTCCTCTTTTTCCAGCTGCAACTCCAAGTGCTAAAAGAAGAAAATCACGATGCCAGCCAAGGGATTTCCTTGGCCTGGAATCCAGAAAAATTAGCAGAACGAAAAAAACAGCTTCCCTTTGAGCTAACGCAAGCTCAAGAAAACAGCTTGAATGAAATCTTGACAGATATGGCTTCTTCTTATCATATGAACCGCCTCTTGCAAGGGGATGTGGGAAGCGGGAAGACAGTCGTGGCCGGTCTTGCCATGTATGCAGCCTTAAGCGCTGGGAAGCAAGCAGCCTTGATGGTTCCAACGGAGATTTTGGCAGAGCAACACAAGGAAAGCTTGCAAAATCTTTTTCCTGACTTGCCAATTGCCCTTTTAACAGGAGGATTAAAGGCGGCTGAGAAACGAGAAGTCATAGAAGAGATCGCCTCAGGAACAGCTCAACTGATTGTGGGGACACATGCCTTGATTCAAGAGGGAGTTCACTACCAAGATCTAGGCTTGGTCATTATTGATGAACAGCACCGTTTTGGGGTTTCCCAGCGCCGTATCCTTCGAGAAAAAGGACAAAATCCAGACGTCCTGATGATGACGGCTACCCCTATTCCCCGGACCTTGGCTATTACAGCCTTTGGAGATATGGATGTGTCCATCATTGACCAGATGCCTGCTGGACGAAAGGAAATCATCACACGTTGGGTCAAGCATGAGCAGTTAGAAGTGGTCCTCGACTGGTTAGTCAAAGAACTTGGCAAAGGTTCTCAAGCTTATTTTATTTCTCCATTGATTGAAGAGTCAGAGGCGCTAGATTTGAAAAACGCCCTTGCCCTCCAAGAAGAGCTAGAGGCCTTCTTTGGTCAGCGAGCACGCGTTTCTCTTCTTCACGGGAAGATGAAAAGTGAAGAAAAAGATGCTATCATGCAGTCCTTTAAAGAGCACCACATTGATGTTTTGGTGTCTACGACCGTTATTGAAGTAGGAGTCAACGTACCCAATGCAACCGTTATGGTCATTATGGATGCAGATCGGTTTGGTCTTAGCCAGCTTCACCAGCTTCGAGGTCGGGTTGGTCGGGGAAACAAGCAATCCTATGCTATTCTAGTAGCCAATCCTAAGACAGATAGTGGCAAGCAGCGCATGAAAATCATGACAGAGACAACCAATGGGTTTGTGCTGGCGGAAGAAGATTTGAAAATGCGAGGTTCAGGTGAAATCTTTGGAACCCGTCAATCTGGGATTCCAGAATTTCAAGTGGCGGATTTGGTAGAAGATTATCCCATTCTGGAAGAAGCGCGGAAAGTCGCCAGCAAGATTGTAGCAACGCCAGATTGGCGCGAACACCCCGATTGGCATTTGCTCTCGCTTTACTTAGAAAAGAAAGAACATTTAGACTAA
- a CDS encoding asparaginase yields the protein MFKKILALHTGGTISMAADDSGAVITNEVNPMTQVTSPIEGIAVTSEDFFNLPSPQMTPRHMLALYQKIKEEAHNYDGIVITHGTDTLEETAYFLDTMKLLEIAVVITGAMRSSNELGSDGVYNFLTALRVAADPKARDKGVLVVMNDEIHAAKYVTKTHTTNVSTFQTPTHGPLGLVMKKEILFFKTAEPRVRFDLETIDGFVPIIATYAGMKTDLLDMLDLSKLDGLIIEAFGAGNIPKETAHKLQEFMDAGLPIALVSRCFNGIAEPVYAYEGGGVQLHQAGVFFIKELNAPKARIKLLIALNAGLKGQELKDYIEG from the coding sequence ATGTTTAAGAAAATTTTAGCACTACATACCGGAGGGACCATTTCGATGGCAGCAGATGACTCTGGGGCAGTGATTACCAATGAAGTCAATCCCATGACCCAAGTTACTTCACCAATTGAAGGAATTGCAGTCACCTCGGAGGACTTCTTCAACCTTCCCAGCCCTCAAATGACCCCCCGTCACATGTTAGCCCTATATCAAAAAATCAAAGAGGAAGCTCACAACTATGATGGCATCGTTATTACCCACGGGACAGATACGCTGGAAGAAACGGCTTATTTCTTGGATACCATGAAGTTACTCGAGATCGCTGTGGTCATTACAGGAGCTATGCGAAGCTCCAACGAGCTCGGAAGCGATGGTGTCTACAATTTTCTGACAGCCCTTCGAGTAGCTGCCGATCCGAAAGCACGCGATAAAGGTGTCTTAGTCGTCATGAACGATGAAATTCATGCGGCTAAGTACGTCACCAAAACCCATACCACAAATGTCAGCACCTTTCAGACACCAACCCACGGCCCACTGGGGTTGGTCATGAAAAAGGAAATCCTCTTCTTTAAAACAGCCGAGCCAAGGGTGCGCTTTGATCTCGAAACCATCGATGGTTTCGTTCCGATCATTGCTACCTACGCAGGGATGAAAACCGATCTGCTAGACATGCTGGATCTTTCAAAGCTCGATGGCCTCATTATCGAAGCCTTTGGAGCAGGAAACATCCCTAAAGAAACGGCACATAAACTCCAAGAATTCATGGATGCAGGCCTTCCAATCGCTTTAGTATCCCGTTGCTTCAATGGAATCGCTGAACCCGTCTACGCATATGAAGGAGGAGGCGTCCAACTCCATCAAGCAGGTGTCTTTTTCATCAAAGAATTAAATGCCCCCAAAGCACGCATCAAACTCCTCATCGCCCTCAATGCCGGCCTAAAAGGACAAGAACTCAAAGACTATATCGAAGGGTAA